Proteins encoded in a region of the Populus nigra chromosome 3, ddPopNigr1.1, whole genome shotgun sequence genome:
- the LOC133688479 gene encoding probable envelope ADP,ATP carrier protein, chloroplastic produces MREEERAILSFQTLPNLKTSHSSLSETTHHREPLWRNAQFSCRIRSGGNNGSFGNFASVSMAEMKEDGRNEFAPSSAQLLKYPLAILAYVPRDAAIFAAGAVAGAAAKTVTAPLDRIKLLMQTHGVRAGQESAKKAIGFIEAIVMIGKEEGVKGYWKGNLPQVIRIIPYSAVQLLAYETYKKLFKGKDGELSVIGRLAAGACAGMTSTFVTYPLDVLRLRLAVDPGYRTMSEIALTMLREEGVASFYYGLGPSLLGIAPYIAVNFCIFDLVKKSLPEKYQQKTQSSLLTAVVSAAVATLTCYPLDTVRRQMQMKGTPYKSVLDAFPGIVQRDGVIGLYRGFVPNALKNLPNSSIRLTAFDIVKRLIAASEKEFQRIVEENRHKQSKDASN; encoded by the exons atgagagaagaagagagagccATTTTATCCTTCCAGACGTTACCAAACTTAAAAACCTCACACTCTTCACTCTCTGAAACCACGCACCACCGCGAACCTCTGTGGAGAAACGCGCAATTCAGTTGCAGAATCCGGAGTGGTGGCAATAATGGAAGTTTTGGCAATTTTGCTTCAGTTTCAATGGCGGAGATGAAGGAAGATGGAAGAAATGAGTTTGCACCGAGTTCGGCTCAGCTATTGAAGTATCCGTTAGCAATACTGGCTTATGTGCCAAGAGATGCTGCCATTTTTGCCGCCGGAGCTGTCGCTGGTGCCGCCGCGAAGACTGTCACTGCTCCGCTTGACCGTATAAAGCTACTCATGCAG ACTCATGGAGTGCGGGCCGGGCAAGAAAGTGCTAAGAAGGCAATTGGTTTCATTGAG GCAATAGTGATGATAGGGAAAGAAGAAGGAGTTAAAGGGTACTGGAAAGGAAACCTTCCTCAG GTGATTCGGATCATACCTTATAGTGCTGTCCAGCTCTTGGCTTATGAAACTTACAAG AAATTGTTCAAGGGAAAGGATGGTGAGCTTTCAGTTATTGGCAGACTTGCTGCAGGTGCTTGTGCAGGCATGACATCTACTTTT GTAACATATCCTTTGGATGTCCTGAGATTACGCTTAGCGGTTGATCCAGGCTATCGCACTATGTCTGAG ATTGCATTGACAATGTTACGAGAGGAAGGAGTTGCATCATTTTACTATGGTCTTGGGCCTTCTCTTCTTGGCATTGCACCATATATTGCCGTCAACTTTTGCATTTTTGACTT GGTGAAGAAGTCATTGCCGGAGAAATATCAACAGAAGACTCAGTCATCTCTACTGACAGCTGTGGTGTCTGCAGCTGTTGCAACACTCACGTGTTATCCTTTGGATACAGTAAGAAGACAAATGCAAATGAAGGGTACCCCTTACAAATCAGTTTTGGATGCCTTTCCAG GAATCGTGCAGCGTGATGGAGTTATAGGCTTGTACAGGGGTTTTGTGCCCAATGCATTGAAGAACCTTCCAAATAGCAG CATTAGGCTTACCGCTTTTGATATCGTGAAGCGTCTAATTGCAGCCAGTGAGAAAGAGTTTCAGAGAATTGTGGAGGAAAACCGCCATAAACAAAGCAAGGATGCCAGTAATTGA